The following coding sequences lie in one Sphingomonas sp. M1-B02 genomic window:
- a CDS encoding exodeoxyribonuclease III translates to MKIASWNINSVRARIDIVQQFLREEAPDILCLQETKVIDGDFPEAPFRAMGYGHVIKHGQKMHHGVAIIARVPVIEDDRFDWQANQEARHVGVRLPNGVRLENVYVPAGGDVPDREVNPKFGQKLDFVERMTQWATGLRVPTILTGDFNIAPLECDVWSHKQLLGVVSHTPIEVEALGRLQAAHDWVDLGRHFIPAPARNFTWWSYRSADWTANDRGRRLDHMWASREVAEQATSHKVCEPCRSWLRPSDHVPIITEFAF, encoded by the coding sequence GTGAAGATCGCTTCCTGGAATATCAATTCGGTCCGTGCGCGGATCGACATCGTGCAGCAATTCCTCCGCGAGGAGGCACCCGACATATTGTGCCTGCAGGAAACCAAGGTGATCGACGGCGATTTCCCCGAGGCACCGTTCCGCGCGATGGGCTATGGCCATGTCATCAAGCATGGCCAGAAGATGCATCACGGCGTGGCGATCATCGCGCGGGTGCCGGTGATCGAGGATGACCGCTTCGACTGGCAGGCCAATCAGGAGGCGCGCCACGTCGGCGTGCGCCTCCCCAATGGCGTAAGGCTGGAGAATGTTTACGTACCCGCCGGCGGCGACGTCCCCGATCGCGAAGTGAACCCGAAGTTCGGCCAGAAGCTCGATTTCGTCGAGCGGATGACCCAGTGGGCGACGGGCTTGCGCGTGCCGACGATCCTGACCGGCGATTTCAACATCGCCCCGCTCGAATGCGACGTGTGGAGCCACAAGCAGTTGCTGGGCGTCGTCAGCCACACCCCGATCGAGGTCGAGGCGCTGGGGCGGCTGCAGGCGGCGCATGACTGGGTCGATCTGGGGCGCCACTTCATCCCGGCGCCTGCGCGCAACTTCACCTGGTGGAGCTATCGCTCGGCCGACTGGACCGCCAACGACCGCGGGCGGCGGCTCGATCATATGTGGGCCAGCCGCGAAGTCGCCGAGCAGGCAACCAGCCACAAAGTGTGCGAGCCGTGCAGAAGCTGGCTGCGGCCATCGGACCATGTCCCGATCATCACGGAATTCGCCTTTTGA
- the ribA gene encoding GTP cyclohydrolase II, producing the protein MSDPRAVARAVDALRRGWPIAISGGDGTLQLLAIETADAERLSAFDPEGRAPVLLSAGRAATLKLANQRDAAAPDGPVLVERVPWLDFDTATALSDPQMDLATPLKGPFRALPVEAPEAAAAALRLARIAGLLPAYFAFAGDAAEAITPADIDAHEDAGRLRIVGRARLPVEGAEEAEIVAFRTDEMPGEHVALLIGRPDGGPPLVRLHSECLTGDVLGSLKCDCGPQLRAAIAAIEASGWGILLYLRQEGRGIGLINKLRAYALQDQGYDTVDANTRLGFAVDSRNFAIAGRMLDLLGQTRVRLLTNNPEKVAALAASGIAVIERVPHRLPPNPHNEAYLATKRDRTGHDF; encoded by the coding sequence TTGAGCGACCCTCGCGCCGTTGCTCGCGCCGTCGATGCGCTGCGCCGCGGCTGGCCGATCGCGATTTCGGGCGGGGACGGAACGCTGCAGCTGCTCGCGATCGAGACGGCGGACGCCGAGCGGCTGTCGGCATTCGATCCGGAGGGACGCGCGCCGGTCTTGCTCTCGGCGGGGCGGGCGGCGACGCTGAAGCTCGCCAACCAGCGCGACGCGGCGGCGCCCGACGGGCCGGTGCTCGTCGAGCGCGTGCCCTGGCTCGATTTCGATACCGCCACCGCGCTCTCCGATCCGCAGATGGACCTGGCGACTCCGCTCAAAGGACCGTTCCGCGCGCTGCCGGTCGAGGCGCCCGAGGCTGCCGCCGCCGCGCTGCGGCTGGCGCGGATCGCCGGGCTGCTGCCCGCTTATTTCGCATTTGCCGGCGACGCGGCGGAGGCGATCACCCCCGCCGATATCGATGCGCATGAGGATGCCGGTCGACTGCGCATCGTCGGCCGCGCGCGCCTGCCGGTGGAGGGCGCCGAGGAGGCCGAGATCGTCGCCTTCCGGACCGACGAGATGCCCGGCGAGCATGTCGCGTTGCTGATCGGCCGGCCCGACGGCGGCCCGCCCCTCGTCCGGCTGCACAGCGAATGCCTCACCGGCGACGTGCTCGGCAGCCTCAAATGCGACTGCGGGCCGCAGCTGCGCGCGGCGATCGCCGCGATCGAGGCCAGCGGCTGGGGCATCCTGCTCTATCTGCGCCAGGAAGGCCGCGGGATCGGGCTGATCAACAAGCTGCGCGCTTATGCGCTGCAGGATCAGGGTTATGACACGGTCGACGCCAACACTCGGTTGGGCTTCGCGGTCGATTCGCGCAACTTCGCGATTGCCGGGCGGATGCTCGACTTGCTTGGCCAGACCCGCGTGCGGCTGCTGACCAACAATCCCGAAAAGGTCGCTGCGCTCGCGGCCTCGGGAATCGCCGTGATAGAGCGCGTGCCGCACCGCCTGCCGCCCAATCCGCACAACGAAGCCTATCTGGCGACGAAGCGCGACCGCACGGGCCACGATTTCTAG
- a CDS encoding HAD family hydrolase codes for MKLDAILFDFDGVLLESEYAGNRQIADYLTSIGHPTSPAESMANFMGLAGADFLGAVERWIGRAIPEDFHTARAIEDRRALEEGLPEVAGAIEFVFRLPPELPRAIASSSSTEWISRHLEHLGIREAFGDKIFSGREHVERGKPEPDLYLHAAAALGVDIGRCVILEDSPVGVTGAVASGAHVIGLCAGSHCDIGHADRLRALGVTEIAHDFDAVARAIGLPPRA; via the coding sequence ATGAAGCTCGACGCGATTCTCTTCGATTTCGACGGCGTGTTGCTCGAAAGCGAATATGCCGGCAATCGCCAGATTGCCGATTATCTGACGAGCATCGGCCATCCCACCAGCCCGGCCGAATCGATGGCCAACTTCATGGGGCTGGCCGGTGCGGACTTTCTCGGCGCAGTCGAGCGCTGGATCGGCCGTGCGATCCCCGAAGATTTCCACACCGCCCGCGCCATCGAGGACCGCCGCGCGCTGGAGGAGGGACTGCCCGAGGTGGCCGGTGCGATCGAGTTCGTCTTCCGCCTGCCGCCCGAGCTGCCCCGCGCGATCGCCTCGTCGAGCTCGACCGAGTGGATCAGCCGGCATCTCGAACATCTCGGGATCCGCGAGGCCTTCGGCGACAAGATTTTCAGCGGGCGCGAGCATGTCGAACGCGGCAAGCCCGAGCCCGATCTCTATCTACACGCCGCCGCGGCGCTGGGCGTCGATATAGGGCGCTGCGTCATCCTCGAAGATTCGCCGGTCGGCGTCACCGGCGCGGTCGCCTCGGGCGCGCATGTTATCGGACTCTGCGCGGGCAGCCATTGCGACATCGGCCATGCCGATCGGCTGCGCGCGTTGGGCGTGACCGAAATCGCACATGATTTCGACGCGGTCGCCCGCGCTATCGGGCTGCCGCCTCGCGCCTGA
- a CDS encoding YggS family pyridoxal phosphate-dependent enzyme, with the protein MPIDDARQRLTDINDRIARAAQLAGAPRPATLIAISKMHDADAIRPLIAAGQRVFGENRVQEAAAKWPPLKAETPDVALHLVGQLQSNKAEEAVDLFDTIHSVDRPSLVTALAAAMARTGKRPDCFVQVNIGDEPQKGGCAIGDLPELLAQAREAGLPVVGLMCVPPLDTEAAPYFALLAKLAREQGLDGLSMGMSGDYETAAMIGATHIRIGTALFGARA; encoded by the coding sequence ATGCCCATAGACGACGCCCGTCAGCGCCTGACCGACATTAACGACCGGATCGCCCGCGCGGCGCAGCTGGCCGGTGCCCCCCGTCCGGCGACGCTGATCGCCATCTCCAAGATGCACGACGCCGACGCGATCCGCCCGCTGATCGCCGCAGGCCAGCGCGTCTTCGGCGAGAATCGCGTCCAGGAAGCCGCGGCCAAATGGCCTCCGCTCAAGGCCGAGACACCCGACGTCGCGCTCCACTTGGTCGGCCAGCTCCAGTCGAACAAGGCCGAGGAAGCAGTCGACCTGTTCGACACGATTCATTCGGTCGACCGGCCGTCGCTGGTGACGGCGCTCGCCGCGGCGATGGCGCGCACGGGCAAGCGTCCCGATTGCTTCGTGCAGGTCAATATCGGCGACGAGCCGCAAAAGGGCGGCTGCGCGATCGGCGACTTGCCCGAGCTGCTTGCCCAGGCGCGGGAAGCGGGCCTGCCCGTCGTCGGCCTGATGTGCGTGCCTCCGCTCGACACCGAAGCCGCACCTTATTTCGCCTTGCTTGCCAAGCTGGCGCGCGAGCAAGGACTCGATGGCCTGAGCATGGGGATGTCGGGCGATTATGAGACCGCGGCGATGATCGGCGCGACGCATATCCGCATCGGCACCGCCTTGTTCGGAGCGCGGGCATGA
- a CDS encoding thiamine phosphate synthase, with protein sequence MTDERMGDSIWAALDRLPRGSGVIFRHYGLVQSERRALFAKLAKVARRRGLILLRAGGTRLNGEMGTHGGRRGRGLHTRAVHSRREAIAALRDGADALFVSPVFRTRSHPGARVLGRVRFGLLIRGLGVPIVALGGMNARRASSLRGIHGWAAIDAWTK encoded by the coding sequence ATGACCGACGAGCGGATGGGCGATTCGATTTGGGCGGCGCTGGATCGGCTGCCGCGGGGAAGCGGCGTTATTTTCCGTCATTATGGGCTGGTGCAATCGGAACGGCGGGCATTGTTCGCGAAGCTCGCGAAGGTTGCGCGCCGGCGAGGCCTGATCCTGCTGCGTGCGGGCGGGACGCGGCTGAACGGCGAGATGGGGACGCATGGCGGGCGCAGGGGTCGCGGGCTTCATACCCGCGCGGTCCATTCGCGGCGCGAGGCAATCGCAGCGCTTCGCGACGGAGCGGATGCCTTGTTCGTCTCACCGGTCTTCCGGACCCGCTCGCATCCGGGCGCCCGCGTGCTGGGGCGGGTTCGCTTCGGACTGCTGATTCGCGGACTAGGGGTGCCGATCGTCGCGCTCGGCGGGATGAATGCCAGACGCGCATCAAGCTTGCGCGGAATCCATGGCTGGGCGGCGATCGATGCATGGACGAAGTGA
- a CDS encoding DUF3576 domain-containing protein produces the protein MNRLLRTAILGSLVLSVAACGGRDRPQADLAASKVTTIGVNAYLWRASLDTLSFMPLLQTDSNGGVIVTDWYVNPNTPTERMKVTVTVLDQDLRADALRVAALREVNRTGQWVASPVQAATVQKLEDIILTRARDLRRAAIAE, from the coding sequence ATGAACCGCCTGTTGCGCACCGCGATCCTGGGGTCGCTCGTTCTTTCCGTTGCCGCTTGCGGCGGTCGCGATCGCCCCCAGGCCGATCTGGCCGCATCGAAGGTGACGACCATCGGCGTGAACGCCTATCTGTGGCGCGCATCGCTCGACACGCTGAGCTTCATGCCGCTGCTGCAGACCGATTCGAACGGCGGCGTGATCGTGACCGACTGGTATGTGAACCCCAATACGCCGACCGAGCGGATGAAGGTGACCGTCACCGTGCTCGACCAGGATCTGCGCGCCGATGCGTTGCGCGTCGCTGCCCTTCGCGAGGTCAACCGCACTGGCCAGTGGGTGGCGTCGCCCGTCCAGGCGGCCACCGTCCAGAAGCTCGAGGATATCATCCTCACCCGCGCACGGGATCTGCGCCGCGCCGCTATCGCGGAATAA
- the leuS gene encoding leucine--tRNA ligase, protein MASRFNPLKADAAWQKAWDDNRTFAARDDSPKPKSFVLEMFPYPSGRIHMGHVRNYTMGDVLARFRRMRGYEVLHPMGWDAFGMPAENAAMEKKVHPGGWTRANIATMKAQLKRLGFALDWTRELATCDPEYYGQEQAIFLDFYEAGLVYRKESAVNWDPADMTVLANEQVIDGRGWRSGALVERRKLSQWFLKITDFADELLEGVQALEHWPEKVKLMQENWIGKSEGLRFRFALSDGGDVEVFTTRPDTIFGSSFVAVAADHPIAQKLAETSEDAATFIALCKQGGTTAAELETQEKLGFDTGLRAVHPFDPAWQLPVYIANFVLMDYGTGAVFGVPAHDQRDFEFATKYALPIRRVVSDGDQVSPEYHSDEAYTGPGTLVNSHFLDGMDVADAKRAVIRRAEEGGWGSGTTVWRLRDWGVSRQRYWGTPIPFIHCDGCGVVPAPRESLPIVLPEDVSFDIPGNPLDRHPSWKHVDCPQCGAAARRETDTLDTFVDSSWYFIRFASQPRDKPFDKAMAEQWLPVGQYIGGVEHAILHLLYARFFTRALNRIGKLDMTEPFAGLFTQGMVTHETYKSLDGRWLSPEEIRKDSAGAIELSSGDVIDIGRIEKMSKSKKNTVDPEPIVDQYGADAVRWFMLSDSPPERDLEWSENGIEGAWRFVQRLWRLVDGVTDAQGEDKDLDRRLHRTIAGVAEDVEALTFNKSVAKLYELVNAIERAAPSASRSNAIRTLVRIVAPMVPHLAEEAWAQMGNTGLVADAPWPEVDPALLVDDEVTIAVQINGKLRDTLVMPKGADREIVEAAAMASDKVVRQLEGKAPRKVIVVPDRLVNIVA, encoded by the coding sequence ATGGCGTCACGCTTCAATCCCTTGAAGGCGGACGCAGCGTGGCAGAAGGCGTGGGACGACAACCGCACCTTCGCCGCGCGCGACGATTCGCCCAAGCCCAAGAGTTTCGTGCTCGAGATGTTCCCCTATCCCTCGGGGCGCATCCACATGGGGCATGTCCGCAACTATACGATGGGCGACGTGCTCGCGCGCTTCCGGCGGATGCGCGGCTATGAAGTGCTCCACCCGATGGGCTGGGACGCGTTCGGCATGCCCGCCGAAAATGCCGCGATGGAGAAGAAGGTCCATCCGGGCGGCTGGACCCGCGCCAATATCGCGACGATGAAAGCGCAGCTCAAGCGGCTCGGCTTCGCGCTCGACTGGACGCGCGAGCTGGCGACCTGCGACCCCGAATATTATGGCCAGGAACAGGCGATCTTCCTCGATTTCTACGAGGCGGGGCTGGTCTATCGCAAGGAATCGGCGGTCAATTGGGATCCGGCCGACATGACCGTGCTCGCCAACGAGCAGGTGATCGACGGGCGCGGCTGGCGCTCGGGCGCACTGGTCGAGCGGCGCAAGTTGAGCCAGTGGTTCCTCAAGATCACCGACTTCGCCGACGAGCTGCTGGAGGGCGTGCAGGCGCTCGAACATTGGCCCGAAAAGGTCAAGCTGATGCAGGAGAACTGGATCGGCAAGTCCGAGGGGCTGCGGTTTCGGTTCGCACTGTCCGACGGCGGCGATGTCGAAGTCTTCACCACCCGGCCGGACACGATCTTCGGGTCGAGCTTCGTCGCGGTCGCGGCGGACCATCCGATCGCGCAAAAGCTGGCCGAGACGAGTGAAGACGCCGCGACGTTTATCGCGCTCTGCAAGCAAGGCGGCACCACTGCGGCCGAACTGGAGACGCAGGAGAAGCTCGGCTTCGACACCGGCCTGCGCGCGGTCCACCCCTTTGACCCGGCGTGGCAATTGCCGGTCTACATCGCCAATTTCGTGTTGATGGACTATGGCACCGGCGCCGTCTTCGGGGTGCCGGCGCACGACCAGCGCGACTTCGAATTCGCCACCAAATATGCCCTGCCGATCCGCCGCGTCGTCTCCGACGGCGATCAGGTCTCGCCCGAATACCATAGCGACGAAGCCTATACCGGTCCCGGCACACTGGTGAACTCGCACTTCCTCGACGGAATGGATGTCGCCGACGCCAAGCGCGCGGTGATCCGCCGCGCCGAGGAAGGCGGCTGGGGCAGCGGCACCACCGTCTGGCGGCTGCGCGACTGGGGGGTCAGCCGCCAGCGTTATTGGGGCACGCCGATCCCCTTCATCCATTGCGATGGCTGTGGCGTCGTCCCCGCCCCGCGCGAGTCGCTGCCGATCGTACTGCCCGAGGATGTCAGCTTCGACATTCCCGGCAATCCGCTCGACCGGCACCCGAGCTGGAAGCATGTCGACTGCCCCCAATGCGGTGCAGCCGCCCGGCGCGAGACCGACACGCTCGACACCTTCGTCGATTCCTCCTGGTATTTCATCCGTTTCGCCAGCCAGCCGCGCGACAAGCCGTTCGACAAGGCGATGGCCGAGCAATGGCTCCCGGTCGGGCAGTATATCGGCGGGGTGGAGCATGCGATCCTGCATCTGCTCTACGCCCGCTTCTTCACGCGCGCGCTCAACCGGATCGGCAAGCTCGATATGACCGAGCCCTTTGCCGGGCTTTTCACCCAGGGCATGGTGACGCACGAGACCTACAAGTCGCTCGATGGGCGCTGGCTCTCGCCCGAGGAAATCCGCAAGGACAGCGCCGGCGCGATCGAACTCTCCTCGGGCGACGTGATCGACATCGGCCGCATCGAGAAGATGTCGAAGTCGAAGAAGAACACGGTCGATCCCGAACCGATCGTCGACCAATATGGCGCCGACGCGGTCCGCTGGTTCATGCTCTCCGACAGCCCACCCGAGCGCGATCTCGAGTGGAGCGAGAATGGCATCGAGGGTGCCTGGCGCTTCGTCCAACGGCTGTGGCGGCTTGTGGATGGCGTGACCGACGCACAGGGCGAAGACAAGGATCTCGACCGCCGCCTGCACCGCACGATCGCCGGCGTCGCCGAGGATGTGGAAGCGCTGACCTTCAACAAGTCGGTGGCCAAGCTCTATGAACTGGTCAACGCGATCGAGCGCGCCGCGCCCTCAGCCTCACGCAGCAACGCGATCCGCACGCTCGTCCGCATCGTCGCGCCGATGGTGCCGCACCTGGCCGAGGAAGCCTGGGCGCAGATGGGCAATACAGGGCTGGTCGCCGATGCCCCCTGGCCCGAGGTGGATCCCGCGCTGCTCGTCGACGACGAAGTGACGATCGCGGTGCAGATCAATGGCAAGCTGCGCGATACGCTGGTAATGCCCAAGGGCGCGGACCGCGAAATTGTCGAGGCCGCCGCGATGGCATCGGACAAGGTCGTCCGGCAGCTCGAAGGAAAGGCGCCCCGCAAAGTGATCGTCGTCCCCGATCGTCTCGTGAACATCGTCGCATGA
- the lptE gene encoding LPS assembly lipoprotein LptE, with protein sequence MRAVALVAALLALSGCGLRPLYGGGAAGPVQTMLAAVQVAPIQGESGWLVSNALRDRLAAGRTDAPRYRLEVQLDDQIAGLGVRRDDSVTRERRTLRARYQLVDLSSGAVVLDATAGSDAGIDVVGSEYATIAAERTALERLSGIVADQIVARVARFAQSAAPAAAAAQ encoded by the coding sequence ATGAGGGCCGTGGCGCTCGTCGCGGCGCTGCTCGCACTCTCGGGCTGCGGGCTACGGCCGCTCTACGGCGGCGGCGCGGCCGGCCCCGTTCAGACAATGCTCGCGGCGGTGCAAGTTGCCCCGATCCAGGGCGAATCGGGTTGGCTGGTCTCCAATGCGCTGCGCGATCGGCTTGCAGCGGGGCGCACCGATGCGCCGCGCTATCGGCTCGAAGTGCAGTTGGACGACCAGATTGCCGGCCTCGGCGTGCGCCGCGACGACAGCGTCACCCGCGAACGGCGGACATTGCGCGCGCGCTATCAGCTGGTCGATCTGAGCAGCGGCGCGGTCGTGCTCGACGCCACCGCGGGCTCGGACGCCGGCATCGATGTCGTCGGCTCCGAATATGCGACGATCGCCGCCGAACGCACTGCGCTCGAGCGGCTTTCGGGCATCGTTGCCGACCAGATCGTGGCTCGCGTGGCGCGCTTCGCCCAATCGGCCGCGCCGGCCGCCGCCGCCGCGCAATGA
- the holA gene encoding DNA polymerase III subunit delta gives MKASAAQARAAVDKPNPETRLYLFHGPDEAGAAELAARLARALGPEVERIDIDMKMLREQPGRLADEAASMSLFGRARYIRLAPVEEAAGEAIALLLAAERAGNPVVAIGPGLKASGKLVKLAIAAPKALSHACYVPEGIDAARIATTVAREHGLRLTGDVPQRLAAATGGDRAILAREVEKLALFLDAALDRPRDADGAALDAIGADLGEPELFHAIDAVLDGRVAEIGGELARLSEAGGSAIPLLRQLTRRLMTLSELRADLDKGAGVDEVLEKHRIFFREKAATGRALRRWNASQIARAIDRVRQAERAMMHSGSAGEVLAEAECAAIARAAARARG, from the coding sequence ATGAAGGCGAGCGCGGCGCAGGCCCGCGCCGCGGTCGACAAGCCGAACCCCGAGACGCGGCTCTATCTGTTTCACGGCCCCGATGAAGCCGGCGCGGCCGAACTTGCCGCCCGGCTGGCACGCGCGCTGGGCCCTGAGGTCGAGCGTATCGATATCGACATGAAGATGCTGCGCGAGCAGCCTGGGCGGCTCGCCGACGAAGCGGCGTCGATGTCGCTGTTCGGCCGCGCACGTTACATTCGCTTGGCCCCGGTCGAGGAAGCGGCGGGCGAGGCGATTGCGCTGCTGCTGGCGGCGGAACGCGCGGGCAATCCGGTGGTCGCCATCGGCCCGGGGCTCAAGGCCAGCGGCAAGCTCGTCAAGCTGGCGATAGCGGCTCCCAAGGCGCTTTCGCATGCCTGCTACGTCCCCGAGGGCATCGATGCGGCGCGTATCGCGACGACCGTTGCGCGCGAGCACGGCTTGCGGCTCACCGGCGACGTGCCCCAGCGCCTGGCGGCCGCGACGGGCGGCGATCGCGCTATCCTGGCGCGCGAAGTCGAGAAGTTGGCCCTGTTTCTCGACGCCGCGCTGGATCGCCCGCGCGATGCCGACGGCGCGGCGCTCGACGCGATCGGCGCCGATCTGGGCGAGCCCGAGCTCTTCCACGCCATCGATGCGGTACTCGACGGTCGGGTTGCGGAGATTGGCGGGGAACTCGCCCGATTGAGCGAAGCCGGCGGCTCCGCGATCCCGCTGCTGCGGCAGCTCACCCGGCGGCTGATGACGCTGAGCGAGCTTCGTGCTGATCTAGACAAGGGCGCGGGTGTCGACGAAGTACTTGAAAAGCATCGTATTTTCTTCCGCGAAAAGGCCGCGACCGGACGCGCCCTGCGCCGCTGGAACGCCAGCCAGATCGCCCGCGCGATCGACCGCGTCCGCCAGGCCGAGCGTGCGATGATGCATTCGGGGAGCGCCGGCGAAGTCCTTGCCGAAGCCGAATGCGCCGCCATTGCCCGCGCCGCCGCGCGGGCGCGGGGCTAG
- a CDS encoding ParB/RepB/Spo0J family partition protein — MTEPSAASRKPRPGLGRGLSSLLGDNVPEAPVSGPSESGSTPGIRTLPVSAMVPHPDQPRRHFDEAALEDLAQSIATRGLIQPIVVRPHGHSYQIVAGERRWRAAQRARLHEVPVIVRELTDAETMEIALVENIQREDLNAIEEAEAYARLIAEFGHTQEALGRLVHKSRSHVANLIRLLDLPAAVRQMVADKAIEMGHARALIGAPDAEKLARIVADKGLSVREAEKLARAAKPSKSKAPTEDIRDADIAALEHQLGDVLGLNVRIAHGPTGGGSLSLSYSTLDQLDMLCQRLSGERI; from the coding sequence ATGACCGAACCCAGCGCCGCCTCCCGCAAACCGCGTCCCGGCCTTGGCCGCGGGCTCTCCTCGTTGCTCGGCGACAATGTCCCCGAAGCACCGGTCTCTGGCCCCAGCGAAAGCGGCAGTACCCCGGGCATCCGCACGCTGCCGGTCAGCGCGATGGTGCCGCACCCCGATCAGCCGCGCCGCCATTTCGACGAGGCCGCGCTCGAGGATCTCGCCCAGTCGATCGCGACGCGGGGGCTGATCCAGCCGATCGTCGTGCGTCCCCACGGCCACAGCTATCAGATCGTCGCCGGGGAGCGGCGCTGGCGCGCGGCGCAGCGCGCGCGGCTCCACGAAGTCCCGGTCATCGTCCGCGAGCTCACCGATGCCGAGACGATGGAGATCGCGCTCGTCGAGAATATCCAGCGTGAGGATCTCAACGCGATCGAGGAGGCGGAGGCCTATGCGCGGCTGATTGCCGAATTCGGCCATACCCAGGAAGCGCTGGGCCGGCTCGTCCACAAGTCGCGCAGCCATGTCGCCAATCTGATCCGCTTGCTCGATCTGCCGGCGGCGGTGCGCCAGATGGTGGCGGACAAGGCGATCGAGATGGGCCATGCCCGCGCGCTGATCGGCGCGCCCGATGCCGAGAAGCTGGCGCGGATCGTCGCCGACAAGGGCCTTTCGGTGCGCGAGGCGGAAAAGCTCGCGCGCGCCGCCAAGCCCTCCAAGAGCAAGGCACCGACTGAGGACATTCGAGACGCGGATATCGCCGCGCTCGAGCACCAATTGGGCGACGTGTTGGGGCTTAACGTCCGGATTGCCCACGGGCCGACCGGAGGCGGGTCGCTGAGCCTCTCTTATTCGACGCTCGACCAGCTCGATATGCTTTGCCAGCGCCTCAGCGGCGAGCGCATCTAG
- a CDS encoding ParA family protein, translating to MICIAIANQKGGVGKTTTAINVGTALAATGQRVLLIDLDPQGNASTGLGINRADRAHSSYELLVTELTLDEAAMATKVPGLDIVPATQDLSGAEIELIEFEARTHRLDLALGRQRGDRWDVVLIDCPPSLGLLTINAMVAAHALLVPLQCEFFALEGLSQLLNTVERIRSRFNPGLSILGVALTMYDRRNRLTDQVSDDVRAVLGRVVFDTVIPRNVRLSEAPSHGLPALIYDHRCAGSEAYIALAREVIERLPKLKKAA from the coding sequence ATGATCTGCATTGCGATCGCCAATCAGAAGGGCGGGGTGGGGAAAACCACTACCGCCATCAACGTCGGCACTGCACTGGCCGCGACCGGGCAGCGCGTGCTCCTCATCGATCTCGATCCGCAAGGCAATGCCTCGACAGGCCTCGGTATCAATCGCGCCGATCGCGCGCATTCGAGCTATGAGCTGCTTGTGACCGAACTGACCCTCGACGAGGCGGCGATGGCGACCAAGGTCCCCGGGCTCGACATCGTACCGGCTACGCAGGATCTGTCCGGCGCCGAGATCGAGCTGATCGAGTTCGAAGCGCGCACGCATCGGCTTGATCTGGCCCTTGGCCGGCAGCGCGGCGATCGCTGGGACGTCGTGCTGATCGATTGCCCGCCGTCGCTGGGATTGCTGACGATCAACGCGATGGTAGCGGCGCATGCGCTGCTGGTACCGCTGCAATGCGAATTCTTCGCGCTCGAAGGGCTTAGCCAATTGCTCAACACCGTCGAGCGAATTCGCAGCCGCTTCAATCCGGGCCTGTCGATCCTGGGCGTAGCGCTGACGATGTACGATCGCCGCAATCGGCTGACCGATCAGGTTTCGGACGACGTTCGTGCCGTGCTTGGTCGGGTGGTGTTCGATACGGTCATCCCCCGCAACGTGCGCCTTTCCGAGGCGCCGAGCCATGGGCTGCCCGCGTTGATCTACGATCATCGCTGCGCCGGGTCCGAAGCCTATATCGCGCTCGCCCGCGAAGTGATCGAGCGTCTCCCCAAGCTGAAGAAGGCCGCATGA
- the rsmG gene encoding 16S rRNA (guanine(527)-N(7))-methyltransferase RsmG codes for MTEDEARGWIAERFGVSRETKLATYAEILRAESINQNLVSAASLATIWSRHLLDSAQLLPLAETAGKGSWVDVGSGAGLPGLVVAVLSDWPTVLVEPRGRRVQFLRDAISILGLEAQVIVQPTRIETYKPSELASVISARAVADLPGLLLSTVHCTNSSTVWLLPKGRTAHSEVEAAKTKWQGVFHVEPSITQPESGIVVARGVRPK; via the coding sequence ATGACCGAGGATGAAGCCAGAGGGTGGATTGCAGAGCGGTTCGGTGTTTCACGTGAAACCAAGCTCGCCACTTACGCCGAGATTTTGCGCGCGGAATCGATCAACCAGAATTTGGTCTCGGCCGCGTCGCTGGCCACGATCTGGTCTCGGCACCTGCTGGATTCCGCGCAGTTGCTCCCTCTGGCGGAGACCGCGGGCAAGGGTAGCTGGGTCGACGTAGGAAGCGGGGCGGGCCTCCCGGGGCTGGTCGTGGCCGTCCTTTCGGACTGGCCAACGGTGCTGGTCGAGCCACGGGGCCGCCGCGTCCAGTTCCTGCGCGATGCGATTTCGATCCTCGGTCTGGAGGCGCAGGTGATTGTCCAACCGACGCGAATCGAGACTTATAAGCCAAGCGAACTCGCCTCGGTGATTTCGGCGCGCGCCGTGGCCGATTTGCCGGGCTTGTTGTTATCCACAGTGCATTGCACAAATTCGTCCACAGTCTGGCTGCTCCCGAAAGGACGCACTGCGCATTCCGAGGTGGAAGCCGCCAAGACGAAGTGGCAAGGTGTGTTTCACGTGGAACCAAGCATTACGCAGCCGGAGTCCGGAATCGTGGTGGCCCGAGGGGTGCGGCCGAAATGA